A stretch of Arachis hypogaea cultivar Tifrunner chromosome 15, arahy.Tifrunner.gnm2.J5K5, whole genome shotgun sequence DNA encodes these proteins:
- the LOC112750598 gene encoding E3 ubiquitin protein ligase RIE1, giving the protein MSSQTTAREAAEPQAPLLRSRHGNSDASAASRAPTLALLLGRATGRRGPSMLVRETAARELEERRADWGYSKPVVALDMSWNMAFVVVSAVMLACTLDERPNTPIRLWIFGYGLQCLLHVVLVWLEYRRRNQRNSRRQRRTSGIESEDADSFEDANDSDDDDVGDGNSSHSGFTKRCESFNTGISFLWWIVGFYWVVSGGDILLQDAPRLYWLAVVFLAFDVFFAIFCVVLACLIGIALCCCLPCIIAILYAVAGQEGASEADLSIIPKYRFEILSNEEKPTGGAGRMVPIETSSGYVANERTLLPEDAECCICLCPYEDGTELHALPCNHHFHSLCIVKWLKMNATCPLCKYNILKGNEQV; this is encoded by the exons ATGTCATCACAGACAACCGCCAGGGAGGCAGCGGAGCCCCAGGCGCCACTCCTCCGCTCCCGCCACGGGAACTCTGATGCCTCCGCCGCGTCTCGGGCTCCAACCCTCGCGCTTCTGCTGGGCCGAGCCACGGGCCGCCGTGGCCCGTCCATGCTGGTCCGCGAGACTGCAGCGCGGGAGCTGGAGGAGCGGCGGGCCGACTGGGGATACTCGAAGCCGGTCGTGGCGCTCGACATGTCGTGGAACATGGCCTTCGTAGTGGTCTCAGCGGTGATGCTTGCGTGCACCTTGGATGAGCGGCCGAACACGCCGATCCGCCTGTGGATCTTCGGGTATGGGCTGCAGTGCCTGCTGCACGTGGTGCTGGTGTGGCTCGAGTACCGGCGCCGGAACCAAAGGAATTCGCGGCGTCAGCGAAGGACGAGTGGCATAGAAAGCGAGGATGCTGATAGCTTTGAGGATGCCAACGATAGTGACGATGATGATGTTGGTGATGGAAACTCTTCTCACTCCGG ATTCACAAAACGATGTGAGTCGTTTAATACGGGGATTTCATTCCTTTGGTGGATAGTGGGCTTTTACTGGGTTGTCTCTGGTGGTGATATACTTCTGCAAGATGCCCCACGCTTATACTG GTTGGCTGTTGTGTTTTTGGCATTTGACGTCTTCTTTGCTATCTTTTGTGTTGTTTTGGCATGCTTAATTGGCATTGCCCTCTGTTGTTGTTTGCCTTGCATCATTGCTATTCTCTATGCTGTTGCAGGACAG GAAGGTGCGTCAGAAGCAGATCTCAGTATAATTCCAAAATACAGATTTGAAATTTTAAGCAATGAGGAAAAGCCTACTGGGGGAGCTGGAAGAATGGTTCCCATTGAAACCAGTAGTGGATATGTTGCAAACGAACGGACACTTTTGCCTGAGGATGCG GAATGTTGCATATGCCTTTGTCCTTACGAGGATGGAACAGAGCTCCATGCTCTTCCGTGCAATCATCATTTTCATTCTTTATGCATAGTGAAATGGCTAAAGATGAATGCAACTTGTCCTCTTTGCAAGTACAATATTCTCAAAGGAAATGAACAAGTGTGA